The proteins below come from a single Oncorhynchus keta strain PuntledgeMale-10-30-2019 chromosome 1, Oket_V2, whole genome shotgun sequence genomic window:
- the LOC118361923 gene encoding suppressor of cytokine signaling 5-like has translation MSQPKESGDRGKDRERGARPKVRQSRSEERRDAGGRGKKKGHMSREQQAAERPVSDGFEYGDLLTGLEPRDRCSSSPLKEGRRWQGQEGVTSLSQDRGTARLAQGTLEPPASEAEGRGAGGSRTLRQKIQDAMGQCFPIKTNTPSLSSSTQQVFMPQAAAAASSRRKIHLSELMLDDCPFAAGTELAQKWYLIKQHTAPISTPPIVDTLVVSTSASASNMAAVVEDVDDRLRERRRISIEQGVEPPPNAEIHTFEVTAQINPLYKLGPKLAHGMNELAGDDRATIHQQQQLLLQRQQQHQLLLQSCLDTLDEAVAVAASSSASASALVSVCEAASVPDPVDDPQVTASVQPTRAAVPQTEGPPTQDGYRIHTQIDYIHCLVPDLLQITNLPCYWGVMDRYEAETLLEGKPEGTFLLRDSAQEDYLFSVSFRRYGRSLHARIEQWNHNFSFDVHDPSVFHAPTVTGLLEHYKDPNSCMFFEPLLSNPIHRTLPFSLQHVCRAVISSRTTYDGINVLPIPNTLKKHLKEYHYKQRVRVRKMDTWWE, from the coding sequence ATGTCTCAACCGAAGGAGTCAGGCGATCGTGGGAAAGACAGGGAGCGGGGCGCCCGTCCCAAGGTGAGACAGAGCCGgtctgaggagagaagagatgccGGTGGAAGAGGAAAGAAAAAAGGCCATATGTCCCGTGAGCAGCAAGCTGCGGAGCGGCCTGTCAGCGATGGGTTTGAGTATGGGGATCTGCTGACTGGTCTAGAGCCCAGGGACcgctgctcctcctctcccctgaaaGAGGGCAGGAGATGGCAGGGCCAGGAGGGGGTCACTTCACTCAGCCAGGACAGGGGGACAGCCAGGCTGGCACAGGGGACACTTGAGCCACCAGCCAGTGAGGCTGAGGGCAGGGGGGCAGGTGGCAGTCGCACACTCCGCCAAAAGATTCAGGATGCCATGGGGCAGTGTTTCCCCATAAAGACCAACACTCCATCATTGTCCAGTTCCACTCAGCAGGTCTTCATGCCGCAAGCTGCAGCTGCTGCCTCCTCACGCCGCAAGATCCACCTTAGTGAACTCATGTTGGACGACTGTCCCTTCGCTGCAGGCACCGAGCTGGCTCAGAAGTGGTACCTCATCAAGCAGCACACAGCCCCCATCTCCACACCTCCTATAGTGGACACCTTGGTGGTCAGCACTAGTGCCTCTGCCTCAAACATGGCCGCCGTGGTGGAGGACGTGGATGACCGGTTACGAGAGCGCAGGCGCATCAGCATTGAGCAAGGCGTAGAGCCACCTCCCAACGCGGAGATCCACACGTTTGAGGTGACGGCCCAGATCAACCCGCTGTACAAGCTGGGGCCCAAACTGGCCCATGGTATGAATGAGCTTGCAGGGGACGACAGGGCTACCATTCACCAGCAACAGCAGCTGCTTCtccagaggcagcagcagcaccaGCTCCTGCTGCAGAGCTGTCTGGACACTCTGGATGAGGCAGTGGCTGTGGCTGCCTCCTCTTCTGCCTCAGCATCTGCCTTGGTCTCTGTCTGTGAGGCTGCTTCTGTCCCTGACCCCGTGGATGACCCTCAGGTCACAGCCAGCGTCCAGCCAACCAGAGCTGCCGTTCCCCAGACTGAGGGTCCCCCTACTCAGGACGGCTATCGCATCCACACCCAGATCGACTACATCCACTGTCTGGTGCCTGACCTGTTGCAGATCACTAACCTACCCTGCTACTGGGGTGTGATGGACCGCTATGAGGCCGAGACTCTGCTGGAGGGCAAACCAGAGGGCACTTTCCTCCTCCGCGACTCAGCCCAGGAAGACTACCTCTTCTCCGTCAGCTTCCGCCGCTATGGCCGCTCGCTGCACGCCCGCATCGAGCAGTGGAACCACAACTTCAGCTTCGATGTGCACGACCCAAGTGTGTTCCACGCGCCCACCGTCACGGGGCTGCTGGAGCACTACAAGGACCCCAACTCCTGCATGTTCTTCGAGCCTCTGCTGTCCAACCCCATCCACCGCACCCTGCCCTTCAGCCTGCAGCACGTGTGCAGGGCGGTGATCAGCAGCCGCACCACCTACGACGGCATCAATGTGCTGCCCATCCCCAACACCCTGAAGAAACACCTGAAGGAGTACCATTACAAGCAGAGGGTGAGGGTACGGAAGATGGACACCTGGTGGGAATAA
- the LOC118362083 gene encoding protein Smaug homolog 2-like isoform X2 produces the protein MMFRDQVGILTDWFKGWNECEQTVALLSLLKRASRTQARFLHICLEHWLADCTEIHILEAEANNADIVSQWHQEPMEKAVSLLLSHLPLLQPRNSEAKCEYMKLLQKVLSYTIESSLFVEESRQLLSYALIHPATTLDDRTSLAMWLNHLEEHLSSGYPGPSSRPPSGPYHPRQGSDEWPGSAEGLDPGHGWLDKPPSSSSSPAGQNGHMSFQGGMSSPINSNNAGMGQMGQPSPLKRSLSLIPSSPQVCGADWLSQDDLGGRQAFDHAPLSPQSSVASSGSEQTEDQGSRNTFQEDGSGMKDVPMWLKSLRLHKYAALFSQMTYEEMMILTEHHLESQNVTKGARHKIALSVQKLRERPSVLKSLEKDILEGGNLRNALQELQQIIITPIKVYSYSPPSVSHRDMEGTGSPSDHSNPGEDKDLAQEGFQPHNPPPCDGESSATPISDRDIAGQFTRVMGKVCTQLLVSRPDEENISCYLQLIEKCLTHEAFTETQRKRLVSWKQQVLKLLRLFPRKAMLDMPVYRQKGWAYGSNSLPTAGSVSAGGLARRGQRSFQLPPRGLTAGRMGLLSPGGIGVASPRHTLTSPTLPGQGRQNLWFANPGGSNSMPSQSRSSVQRTHSLPVHTSPQTMLLFQQQECQVPGADLEINPTLESLCLSMTEHALGDGMDRTSTI, from the exons ATGATGTTCCGAGACCAGGTGGGCATCCTGACGGACTGGTTCAAGGGCTGGAACGAGTGTGAGCAGACGGTGGCGCTGTTGTCCCTGCTGAAGAGAGCATCTCGTACCCAGGCCCGCTTCCTGCACATCTGCCTGGAGCACTGGCTGGCAGACTGCACTGAGATCCACATCCTGGAGGCTGAGGCCAACAATGCAG ACATTGTGAGCCAGTGGCACCAGGAGCCCATGGAGAAGGCGGTGTCCCTGCTGCTGTCCCACCTACCCCTGCTGCAGCCCCGCAACAGCGAGGCCAAGTGTGAGTACATGAAGCTGCTGCAGAAGGTGCTGAGCTATACCATCGAGAGCAGCCTGTTTGTGGAGGAGAGCAGACAGCTGCTGTCCTACGCCCTCATCCACCCGGCCACCACCCTGGACGACCGCACCTCGCTGGCCATGTGGCTCAACCACTTGGAGGAGCACCTCTCCAGCGGCTACCCAGGGCCCTCCTCCCGGCCCCCCTCCGGCCCCTACCACCCCCGTCAGGGTTCAGATGAGTGGCCGGGCTCCGCGGAGGGCCTGGACCCTGGCCACGGCTGGCTGGACAAGCCcccctcctccagctcctccccTGCAGGGCAGAATGGACACATGTCTTTCCAGGGCGGGATGTCCTCGCCCATCAACAGCAACAATGCAG GCATGGGTCAGATGGGCCAGCCCAGTCCTCTGAAGAGGTCCTTGTCCCTGATCCCCTCCAGTCCCCAGGTCTGTGGCGCAGATTGGCTGAGCCAGGATGACCTGGGGGGGCGACAGGCCTTTGACCACGCCCCCCTGTCCCCCCAGAGTAGTGTGGCATCCTCAGGCAGCGAGCAGACTGAGGACCAGGGTTCCAGAAACACCTTCCAGGAGGACGGCAGTGGCATGAAAG ATGTGCCCATGTGGCTGAAGAGCCTCCGTCTTCATAAGTACGCAGCACTTTTCTCCCAGATGACTTATGAGGAGATGATGATTCTGACAGAGCACCACCTGGAGTCACAG AATGTGACCAAAGGTGCGCGGCACAAGATAGCCCTGAGTGTCCAGAAGCTACGGGAGAGGCCAAGCGTTCTCAAGTCTTTAGAGAAG GATATATTGGAGGGGGGCAACCTGCGTAACGCCCTACAGGAGCTACAGCAGATTATCATCACCCCCATCAAGGTCTACAGCTACAGCCCTCCCAGTGTTTCCCACAGAGATATGGAGGGGACTGGATCCCCCTCAGACCACTCCAACCCTGGGGAGGACAAGGACCTGGCCCAGGAGGGCTTCCAGCCCCACAACCCCCCTCCCTGCGACGGGGAGTCCTCAGCCACACCCATCTCAGACCGCGACATTGCTGGCCAGTTCACACGTGTCATGGGTAAAG TGTGCACTCAACTACTGGTTTCCAGGCCGGACGAGGAGAATATCAGCTGTTACCTGCAGCTCATTGAGAAATGTCTGACACATGAG gCTTTCACAGAGACtcagaggaagagactggtctccTGGAAGCAGCAGGTTCTCAAACTGCTCCGCCTGTTCCCAAGAAAAGCCATGCTGGACATGCCTGTGTACCGACAGAAAGG cTGGGCATATGGTTCCAACTCCCTCCCCACAGCAGGCTCTGTGAGTGCTGGGGGTCTGGCACGTAGGGGGCAGAGGTCATTCCAGTTGCCCCCTCGTGGCCTCACTGCCGGGCGCATGGGTCTCCTGAGTCCAGGTGGCATCGGGGTTGCCTCCCCTCGCCACACCCTCACCAGCCCCACACTgccaggccagggcagacag AACCTGTGGTTTGCCAACCCTGGAGGCAGCAACAGCATGCCAAGCCAGAGTCGCAGCTCCGTACAACGGACCCACTCACTCCCTGTCCACACCTCCCCGCAAACCATGCTCCTGTTCCAGCAGCAAG aaTGCCAAGTTCCAGGTGCAGACCTGGAGATCAACCCCACCCTGGAGTCACTGTGCCTCAGTATGACAGAGCATGCCTTAGGGG ATGGAATGGACCGAACATCAACAATATGA
- the LOC118362083 gene encoding protein Smaug homolog 2-like isoform X1 has translation MMFRDQVGILTDWFKGWNECEQTVALLSLLKRASRTQARFLHICLEHWLADCTEIHILEAEANNADIVSQWHQEPMEKAVSLLLSHLPLLQPRNSEAKCEYMKLLQKVLSYTIESSLFVEESRQLLSYALIHPATTLDDRTSLAMWLNHLEEHLSSGYPGPSSRPPSGPYHPRQGSDEWPGSAEGLDPGHGWLDKPPSSSSSPAGQNGHMSFQGGMSSPINSNNAGMGQMGQPSPLKRSLSLIPSSPQVCGADWLSQDDLGGRQAFDHAPLSPQSSVASSGSEQTEDQGSRNTFQEDGSGMKDVPMWLKSLRLHKYAALFSQMTYEEMMILTEHHLESQVCHRLSQNVTKGARHKIALSVQKLRERPSVLKSLEKDILEGGNLRNALQELQQIIITPIKVYSYSPPSVSHRDMEGTGSPSDHSNPGEDKDLAQEGFQPHNPPPCDGESSATPISDRDIAGQFTRVMGKVCTQLLVSRPDEENISCYLQLIEKCLTHEAFTETQRKRLVSWKQQVLKLLRLFPRKAMLDMPVYRQKGWAYGSNSLPTAGSVSAGGLARRGQRSFQLPPRGLTAGRMGLLSPGGIGVASPRHTLTSPTLPGQGRQNLWFANPGGSNSMPSQSRSSVQRTHSLPVHTSPQTMLLFQQQECQVPGADLEINPTLESLCLSMTEHALGDGMDRTSTI, from the exons ATGATGTTCCGAGACCAGGTGGGCATCCTGACGGACTGGTTCAAGGGCTGGAACGAGTGTGAGCAGACGGTGGCGCTGTTGTCCCTGCTGAAGAGAGCATCTCGTACCCAGGCCCGCTTCCTGCACATCTGCCTGGAGCACTGGCTGGCAGACTGCACTGAGATCCACATCCTGGAGGCTGAGGCCAACAATGCAG ACATTGTGAGCCAGTGGCACCAGGAGCCCATGGAGAAGGCGGTGTCCCTGCTGCTGTCCCACCTACCCCTGCTGCAGCCCCGCAACAGCGAGGCCAAGTGTGAGTACATGAAGCTGCTGCAGAAGGTGCTGAGCTATACCATCGAGAGCAGCCTGTTTGTGGAGGAGAGCAGACAGCTGCTGTCCTACGCCCTCATCCACCCGGCCACCACCCTGGACGACCGCACCTCGCTGGCCATGTGGCTCAACCACTTGGAGGAGCACCTCTCCAGCGGCTACCCAGGGCCCTCCTCCCGGCCCCCCTCCGGCCCCTACCACCCCCGTCAGGGTTCAGATGAGTGGCCGGGCTCCGCGGAGGGCCTGGACCCTGGCCACGGCTGGCTGGACAAGCCcccctcctccagctcctccccTGCAGGGCAGAATGGACACATGTCTTTCCAGGGCGGGATGTCCTCGCCCATCAACAGCAACAATGCAG GCATGGGTCAGATGGGCCAGCCCAGTCCTCTGAAGAGGTCCTTGTCCCTGATCCCCTCCAGTCCCCAGGTCTGTGGCGCAGATTGGCTGAGCCAGGATGACCTGGGGGGGCGACAGGCCTTTGACCACGCCCCCCTGTCCCCCCAGAGTAGTGTGGCATCCTCAGGCAGCGAGCAGACTGAGGACCAGGGTTCCAGAAACACCTTCCAGGAGGACGGCAGTGGCATGAAAG ATGTGCCCATGTGGCTGAAGAGCCTCCGTCTTCATAAGTACGCAGCACTTTTCTCCCAGATGACTTATGAGGAGATGATGATTCTGACAGAGCACCACCTGGAGTCACAGGTTTGTCATCGTTTGTCACAG AATGTGACCAAAGGTGCGCGGCACAAGATAGCCCTGAGTGTCCAGAAGCTACGGGAGAGGCCAAGCGTTCTCAAGTCTTTAGAGAAG GATATATTGGAGGGGGGCAACCTGCGTAACGCCCTACAGGAGCTACAGCAGATTATCATCACCCCCATCAAGGTCTACAGCTACAGCCCTCCCAGTGTTTCCCACAGAGATATGGAGGGGACTGGATCCCCCTCAGACCACTCCAACCCTGGGGAGGACAAGGACCTGGCCCAGGAGGGCTTCCAGCCCCACAACCCCCCTCCCTGCGACGGGGAGTCCTCAGCCACACCCATCTCAGACCGCGACATTGCTGGCCAGTTCACACGTGTCATGGGTAAAG TGTGCACTCAACTACTGGTTTCCAGGCCGGACGAGGAGAATATCAGCTGTTACCTGCAGCTCATTGAGAAATGTCTGACACATGAG gCTTTCACAGAGACtcagaggaagagactggtctccTGGAAGCAGCAGGTTCTCAAACTGCTCCGCCTGTTCCCAAGAAAAGCCATGCTGGACATGCCTGTGTACCGACAGAAAGG cTGGGCATATGGTTCCAACTCCCTCCCCACAGCAGGCTCTGTGAGTGCTGGGGGTCTGGCACGTAGGGGGCAGAGGTCATTCCAGTTGCCCCCTCGTGGCCTCACTGCCGGGCGCATGGGTCTCCTGAGTCCAGGTGGCATCGGGGTTGCCTCCCCTCGCCACACCCTCACCAGCCCCACACTgccaggccagggcagacag AACCTGTGGTTTGCCAACCCTGGAGGCAGCAACAGCATGCCAAGCCAGAGTCGCAGCTCCGTACAACGGACCCACTCACTCCCTGTCCACACCTCCCCGCAAACCATGCTCCTGTTCCAGCAGCAAG aaTGCCAAGTTCCAGGTGCAGACCTGGAGATCAACCCCACCCTGGAGTCACTGTGCCTCAGTATGACAGAGCATGCCTTAGGGG ATGGAATGGACCGAACATCAACAATATGA
- the LOC118394655 gene encoding glia maturation factor gamma, whose amino-acid sequence MVQVQEMGPSSLVVCEVDESLKEKLKKFRFRKETNNAAILMKIDMEKQLVILEEEYEDISLDDLRNELPERQPRFIVYSYKYIHTDGRVSYPLCFIFSSPVGE is encoded by the exons ATGGTTCAGGTGCAGGAGATGGGG CCAAGCTCTTTGGTTGTGTGCGAGGTGGATGAGAGTCTGAAAGAAAAACTGAAGAAGTTTAGATTTCGAAAAGAGACCAACAATGCAGCCATCCTGA TGAAAATTGACATGGAGAAACAGCTTGTGATCCTGGAGGAAGAGTATGAG GACATCTCCCTGGATGACCTGAGGAATGAACTTCCAGAGCGGCAGCCAAG ATTCATTGTTTACAGCTACAAATACATCCATACAGATGGCAGGGTGTCCTACCCGCTGTGTTTCATATTCTCAAGTCCAGTGGGTGAGTAA
- the LOC118362292 gene encoding RNA polymerase II-associated factor 1 homolog, which produces MAPTIQTQAQRDSDGHRSSSHRTVPERSGVVCRVKYCNSLPDIPFDPKFITYPFDQHRFVQYKATSLEKQHKHELLTEPDLGVTIDLINPDTYRVDPSILLDPADEKLLEEDITAPSSSKRSQQHAKVVPWMRKTEYISTEFNRYGVSNEKVEVKIGVSVKQQFTEEEIYKDRDSQIAAIEKTFEDAQKPIAQHYSKPRVTPVEVMPVFPDFKMWINPCAQVIFDSDPAPKDMSAPQGVEMMSQAMIRGMMDEEGNQFVAYFLPNEETIRKRKRDVDEELDYMPDDLYDYKIAREYNWNVKNKASKGYEENYFFIFRDGDGVYYNELETRVRLSKRRAKAGAQSTTNAVLVCKHRDMNDKELEAQDARKAQLENHEPEDEEEDMDLGKLQDSGDEKGSESEGDNSDSDSDREDEDGKRSGAEDDEEGVKRRRKASGSGSESGEEEVKLADEVEIFGSDDDSDDDDNEPKNGAARSSGEEGSGSEEKESHRERSRSVSPAHSSGSDHSEGGRAQSGSGSEQASDSSDGSDSE; this is translated from the exons ATGGCTCCAACTATCCAGACACAAGCACAGCGAGACTCAGACGGTCACAG GAGTTCATCACACAGAACTGTTCCAGAGAG GTCTGGAGTGGTCTGTCGGGTAAAGTACTGCAACAGCCTGCCTGACATCCCATTTGATCCCAAATTCATCACATATCCATTTGACCAGCACAG GTTTGTGCAGTACAAGGCTACGTCATTAGAGAAGCAACACAAACACGAACTGCTTACTGAGCCTGACCTTGGCGTCACCATCGACCTCATTAACCCAGACACATACCGCGTCGACCCCAGCA TTCTTCTTGATCCAGCTGATGAGAAGTTATTGGAGGAAGACATCACAGCTCCATCCAGCTCGAAAAG ATCTCAGCAGCACGCCAAGGTGGTCCCGTGGATGAGGAAAACTGAGTACATCTCTACAGAGTTCAACAGATATGGTGTCTCCAATGAGAAAGTGGAAGTCAA GATCGGTGTGTCTGTCAAGCAGCAGTTCACAGAGGAGGAGATATACAAGGATAGGGACAGCCAGATTGCTGCAATTGAAAAGACCTTTGAGGATGCACAGAAACCG ATTGCCCAGCACTACAGTAAACCCAGAGTCACTCCTGTGGAGGTGATGCCTGTATTCCCTGACTTCAAG ATGTGGATCAACCCGTGTGCTCAGGTAATCTTCGACTCTGATCCTGCTCCTAAAGACATGTCAGCACCCCAAGGTGTGGAGATGATGTCACAGGCCATGATTAG AGGTATGATGGATGAGGAAGGAAACCAGTTTGTGGCCTACTTCCTGCCCAATGAGGAAACGATTCGCAAGCGCAAGAGAGACGTGGATGAAGAGCTGGACTACATGCCTGATGATCT gtATGACTATAAGATAGCCAGGGAGTACAACTGGAATGTGAAGAACAAAGCCAGCAAGGGCTACGAGGAGAACTACTTCTTTATCttcagagatggagatggagtcTACTACAACGAGCTGGAGACCAG AGTACGGCTGAGTAAGAGGAGAGCTAAGGCTGGAGCCCAGTCTACTACAAACGCTGTGCTGGTGTGTAAGCACAGAGACATGAATGACAAGGAGCTGGAAGCACAG GATGCGCGTAAGGCTCAGCTGGAGAACCATGAACCAGAGGACGAAGAAGAGGACATGGACTTGGGTAAACTGCAAGACTCTG GTGATGAGAAGGGCagcgagagcgagggagacaACTCTGACAGTGACTCTGACAGGGAGGATGAGGATGGAAAGCGGAGTGGAGCTGAGGATGATGAAGAGGGAGTGAAGCGGAGGAGGAAGGCCAGTGGTAGCGGCAGTGAGAGTGGCGAGGAGGAGGTCAAGCTGGCGGATGAGGTGGAGATCTTCGGTAGCGACGACGACAGTGATGACGACGACAACGAGCCCAAGAATGGAGCAGCCCGGAGCAGTGGGGAGGAGGGCAGTGGGAGCGAGGAGAAGGAGAGCCatagggagaggagtaggagcGTGTCTCCGGCCCACAGTAGCGGTAGTGACCACTCAGAGGGTGGCCGTGCCCAGAGCGGGAGTGGCAGTGAGCAGGCCTCCGACTCCAGCGACGGCAGTGACAGTGAATAA